A genomic stretch from Phycisphaerae bacterium includes:
- a CDS encoding alpha-L-arabinofuranosidase — translation MRLSTGFTLAVLIGTTAAHAADEQIPTARLTVHTDRPGIQVSPMLYGLFFEEINRAGDGGLYAEMIQNRSFEDARGPVAWTLVKGEGGDGRLSLDRSVPLNDRNPTALQLESLSASGSVGAANSGFHGIAVREGKACRLSVYVRGAEGWNGELTAYLENTDGTKTYAESAITGVSGVWKQFSTALQPTATDPAARLVLRVKGPGKVWFDMVSLFPKDTFKARPNGLRADLAQMLADLKPAFVRFPGGCYVEGNKLANAFRWKDSIGDLARRPGHWNLWGYRSTDGLGYHEYLQMCADLGAEPLYVINCGMAHEDFVPLDKMGPWVQDALDAIEYANGGTDTPWGKLRAEAGHPEPFHLKYMQIGNENGGPRYHERYALFYDAIKAKYPQVTLVANEWQGRPTNRPIELLDEHYYNNPRFFLSQADRYDSYDRHSHRIYVGEYAVTQGCGHGNLAAAIGEAAFMTGMERNSDVVAMASYAPLFVNVGWRQWNPDAINFDSARAYGTPSYYVQKLFANHRPDVILATEATAPVTTSKSMVAGCVGVGTWSTQAEFKDIQVRRGDQVLYKSDFSKDTTGWRTLGGKWEVKDNAFRQTSLDTNVRAFAGDRDWTDYTLSLKARKLGGEEGFLISFRSRDENTKSWWNLGGWGNVRHAIEGPDGPVGDSVAGRIETDRWYDIQVEVAGSSAKCYLDGKLIHDVKLGRASKSLYAVAGRTESSREVIIKAVNAAEHPLDTRFELRAAKDGPHSVSLTVLTSADAGDENSLEQPTKVAPKNQAFIVTGPEFRHTLPAHSVHVLRIKAE, via the coding sequence ATGCGGCTCTCGACTGGCTTCACCCTCGCCGTCCTGATCGGAACAACGGCCGCCCATGCGGCCGACGAACAGATCCCCACCGCTCGGCTGACAGTCCATACCGACCGACCGGGCATCCAAGTCAGCCCCATGTTGTACGGACTGTTCTTCGAGGAGATCAACCGGGCGGGCGACGGGGGACTATACGCCGAGATGATCCAGAACCGCTCGTTCGAAGACGCTCGGGGGCCGGTGGCCTGGACACTGGTCAAGGGCGAAGGCGGTGACGGGCGACTCTCCCTCGACAGGAGCGTCCCCCTCAACGACCGAAACCCGACCGCGCTGCAGCTCGAGAGCCTCTCAGCCAGCGGTTCGGTCGGAGCGGCCAACAGCGGCTTCCACGGGATTGCGGTTCGCGAGGGCAAGGCCTGCCGGCTCTCGGTCTACGTTCGCGGCGCGGAAGGCTGGAATGGCGAGCTGACCGCCTACCTGGAGAATACCGACGGCACGAAGACGTATGCCGAGTCAGCGATCACAGGCGTTTCCGGCGTGTGGAAGCAGTTCTCCACCGCACTTCAGCCCACCGCCACCGACCCGGCCGCACGCTTGGTCCTGCGGGTCAAGGGGCCGGGCAAGGTCTGGTTCGACATGGTCTCGCTCTTTCCGAAGGATACCTTCAAGGCCCGCCCGAACGGCCTGCGGGCCGACCTCGCCCAGATGCTGGCCGACCTCAAGCCGGCGTTTGTCCGTTTCCCCGGCGGCTGCTACGTCGAGGGCAACAAGCTGGCCAACGCGTTCCGATGGAAGGACTCGATCGGTGACCTCGCCCGCCGGCCGGGACACTGGAACCTCTGGGGCTATCGCTCCACCGACGGACTGGGCTATCACGAATACCTGCAGATGTGCGCGGACCTCGGCGCCGAGCCGCTGTACGTCATCAACTGCGGCATGGCCCACGAGGACTTCGTGCCCCTGGACAAGATGGGGCCCTGGGTACAGGACGCTCTCGACGCGATCGAGTACGCCAACGGCGGCACCGATACCCCGTGGGGCAAGCTGCGGGCCGAGGCCGGCCATCCCGAACCCTTCCACCTGAAGTACATGCAGATCGGCAACGAGAACGGCGGCCCACGCTACCACGAACGCTACGCCCTTTTCTACGACGCCATCAAGGCGAAGTATCCCCAGGTCACGCTCGTGGCAAACGAATGGCAGGGCCGACCCACCAACCGGCCGATCGAGCTGCTTGACGAACACTACTACAACAACCCTCGCTTCTTCCTGAGCCAGGCCGATCGCTATGACTCATACGACCGCCACTCCCACAGAATCTACGTCGGGGAATACGCCGTCACCCAAGGCTGCGGCCACGGCAACCTGGCCGCCGCGATCGGCGAGGCGGCGTTCATGACCGGCATGGAACGTAACTCGGACGTGGTGGCGATGGCCTCGTACGCCCCGCTGTTCGTCAACGTCGGCTGGCGACAGTGGAATCCGGATGCGATCAACTTCGACAGCGCCCGGGCGTACGGCACGCCCTCGTACTATGTTCAGAAGCTGTTCGCCAACCACCGCCCGGATGTGATCCTCGCCACCGAAGCCACCGCACCGGTCACGACCTCCAAGTCAATGGTCGCAGGGTGCGTCGGCGTCGGCACCTGGTCCACGCAGGCCGAGTTCAAGGACATCCAGGTCCGCCGCGGGGACCAGGTCTTGTACAAGTCGGACTTCAGCAAGGACACGACCGGCTGGAGAACGCTCGGCGGCAAGTGGGAAGTCAAGGACAACGCCTTCCGGCAAACCTCGCTGGACACCAACGTTCGGGCTTTCGCCGGCGATCGCGACTGGACTGACTACACGCTCAGCCTCAAAGCCCGCAAACTGGGCGGCGAGGAGGGCTTCCTCATCAGCTTCCGTTCTCGCGACGAGAACACCAAGAGCTGGTGGAACCTGGGCGGCTGGGGCAACGTTCGCCATGCGATCGAGGGACCCGACGGCCCTGTCGGCGACAGCGTGGCCGGCAGAATCGAGACCGATCGCTGGTACGACATCCAGGTCGAAGTGGCCGGCTCTTCGGCCAAATGCTACCTGGACGGCAAGCTGATCCACGACGTAAAGCTGGGCAGGGCATCGAAATCGCTCTACGCGGTCGCCGGGCGGACAGAGTCATCCAGGGAGGTGATCATCAAGGCGGTCAATGCCGCTGAGCACCCGCTGGATACCCGGTTCGAGTTGCGGGCAGCCAAGGACGGGCCGCACTCGGTGAGTCTCACCGTCCTGACCTCGGCCGACGCGGGCGATGAGAACTCGCTGGAACAGCCGACCAAGGTGGCTCCGAAGAACCAGGCTTTCATTGTTACCGGCCCTGAGTTCCGCCACACTTTGCCGGCCCACAGCGTCCACGTACTGAGAATCAAGGCGGAGTGA
- a CDS encoding prepilin-type N-terminal cleavage/methylation domain-containing protein, producing the protein MASRGSGPGPARRLRGFTLIEILVVVAIIALLISILLPSLKKARDQAKSAVCLANLSSIAKAEGTYQSTDREWIPGSPLTTGYYWAANYVNANSPPWNPFKPGFNPLVVEWYDYATPLRALMQGPKSIPKAALGTDPNKTRNLLLTQLTSGVFNCPMNPHMAGPYTGSGGSGGPFIQAVSYMTMSTIVRGGPSVYYEGGSSKYRASGSDIGQSDAWDVVPPTSYVPKHGRLGRESMKVFAADGLRFFAGEDSGMPISYTCAPADTKGILTATPPSTRSAANNREYVFAKKYSWRHKNQDTINAAFFDGHAEALSADVSSEDTAARPFTGKGIHPKYFYPSGSVVKDPTKLHADFIAPGSALP; encoded by the coding sequence ATGGCCAGTAGAGGGAGCGGACCCGGACCGGCTCGGCGATTGCGCGGCTTTACCCTCATTGAGATCCTGGTCGTTGTGGCCATCATCGCCCTGCTGATCAGTATTCTCCTGCCTTCGCTCAAGAAAGCCCGCGATCAGGCCAAGTCCGCCGTCTGCCTGGCCAACCTGTCGAGCATTGCGAAGGCGGAAGGTACTTACCAGAGCACTGACCGCGAGTGGATTCCGGGTTCTCCGCTCACCACCGGTTACTACTGGGCGGCCAACTACGTCAACGCCAACAGCCCGCCGTGGAATCCCTTCAAGCCAGGTTTCAATCCCCTCGTGGTCGAGTGGTACGACTACGCGACGCCGTTGCGGGCCCTGATGCAGGGCCCCAAGTCGATCCCCAAGGCGGCTCTCGGTACCGACCCGAACAAGACGCGCAACCTGCTCTTGACCCAGCTCACCTCCGGCGTCTTCAACTGTCCGATGAACCCGCACATGGCCGGCCCCTACACCGGCAGCGGCGGCTCCGGGGGGCCATTCATCCAGGCGGTCAGCTACATGACCATGTCCACCATCGTCCGTGGTGGCCCCAGCGTTTACTACGAGGGCGGCAGCTCCAAGTACCGGGCTTCCGGCAGCGACATCGGTCAAAGCGACGCCTGGGATGTGGTGCCGCCCACCAGCTACGTGCCCAAGCACGGGCGTCTCGGCCGGGAGTCGATGAAGGTCTTTGCGGCCGACGGGCTTCGCTTCTTCGCCGGCGAGGATTCGGGCATGCCCATCAGCTACACCTGTGCGCCGGCGGACACCAAGGGCATCCTGACCGCCACGCCGCCTTCGACCCGATCCGCCGCCAACAACCGCGAGTATGTCTTCGCCAAGAAGTACTCCTGGCGTCACAAGAACCAGGACACAATCAATGCCGCTTTCTTCGACGGGCATGCCGAGGCGTTGAGCGCGGACGTGAGCTCCGAAGATACCGCAGCGCGTCCTTTCACCGGTAAGGGCATCCATCCCAAGTACTTCTATCCCAGCGGCAGCGTGGTGAAGGATCCCACTAAGCTCCACGCGGACTTCATTGCTCCCGGTTCGGCCCTGCCCTAA
- the pyrE gene encoding orotate phosphoribosyltransferase, with protein sequence MKDQELYQAISSAALLRGEFTLRSGRKSKYYLDKYLFEAQPVILRELGERFAKYVGRSTTRIAGAELGGVALAASTSMASGLPFVIVRNAKKGYGTQKMYEGKIDAGDRVLLVEDIATTGGQVLEAAKTLKEAGAIVERIVAVIDRQEGARENIEGGGFAFAALMTKTDLGIDE encoded by the coding sequence ATGAAGGACCAGGAACTCTACCAGGCGATCTCCTCGGCCGCCCTTCTGCGAGGCGAGTTCACTCTCCGCTCAGGACGCAAGAGCAAGTACTACCTCGACAAGTACCTGTTTGAAGCTCAACCGGTCATCTTGCGTGAGCTGGGGGAGCGGTTTGCCAAGTACGTCGGCCGTTCGACCACGCGCATCGCCGGGGCCGAGCTTGGCGGCGTGGCCCTGGCCGCCTCGACGTCGATGGCCAGCGGCCTGCCCTTCGTCATCGTACGAAACGCCAAGAAGGGCTATGGCACGCAGAAGATGTACGAAGGCAAGATCGACGCGGGCGATCGCGTTCTGCTGGTCGAAGACATCGCCACGACCGGCGGTCAGGTTCTCGAGGCTGCCAAGACGCTCAAGGAAGCAGGCGCGATCGTCGAGCGGATTGTTGCGGTGATCGACCGCCAGGAAGGTGCCCGCGAGAACATCGAAGGTGGCGGCTTCGCGTTTGCCGCCCTCATGACCAAGACGGACCTGGGCATTGACGAGTAG
- a CDS encoding CehA/McbA family metallohydrolase, producing MRTTMAILSGLLCAGLGASPALAEAVNAAGLAGLLSRQHAHLFDPAGRQVLNDLNRGLREAEEQLRKAAVEEDKKAAQDRLEKGKTDLIALLAKCPGLMRVTLAGGKLTPPQAGFVTLPGDRGAVLICLENGPGSTQFVTAQQDLTEIRGERAVVAVRGIGPGSNWILISLTGVPALRTTLAFAFEANQGQAVSWPVDLISQDKARLKIRILDEDGKPTPAMVRLTWVTGGDVDVRPSNVVDFSAQFDSQGAATSHRIMNTPGGLWGYYWVVPGPFDMVVPAGEWRIIVRRGAEHVPVQDSFTTTSNQTTEKAYTVNRWADLRKLGWYSGDDHVHNRILSDDDARRLMTYVKAEDIHLANIVKMGDIYRTWFEQRGFGKEYRVIDGDYILSPGQECPRTHQQIGHTISMNITSMVRDTDKYYSYDWVADTVHQQGGLWGYAHVCGPAFHVHRDMSVSIPQSKVDFVELLQFAHLGTDLFYDFLDLGFKVTASAGSDVPWGGTVGEVRVYSFVGDGEFNADRWFEGMKKGRTFVTNGPMIEFKVDEALPGDEVRVSGNRKLRVQARAWGDPARMTPIKLEIVRHSEVIRAQTGGNGQAEVKLDFELDAGCGFWIAARVSAAEGLSAHTTPVYVVREGLRFWRPEAVSRLTDKTNGWLDEIEKIVAEAKAADRAGKVETDRAVKQLAVQGDDLLKRVAAARKIYAELKVLAEKEKETRAGAETPK from the coding sequence TTGAGAACGACAATGGCGATCCTATCGGGCTTGTTGTGTGCGGGTTTGGGCGCCTCCCCGGCTCTGGCGGAGGCGGTCAACGCCGCCGGCTTGGCTGGACTGCTGAGTCGCCAGCATGCTCACCTGTTCGACCCGGCGGGCCGGCAGGTACTGAACGACTTGAACCGCGGGCTCCGCGAGGCCGAGGAGCAGCTGCGCAAAGCCGCCGTGGAAGAGGACAAGAAGGCCGCCCAGGACCGGCTGGAAAAGGGTAAGACGGACCTCATCGCTCTTCTGGCAAAATGCCCGGGGTTGATGCGCGTGACCCTGGCAGGAGGCAAGCTCACTCCGCCCCAGGCAGGCTTCGTCACTCTGCCCGGCGACAGGGGAGCGGTGCTCATCTGCCTGGAGAACGGACCCGGCAGCACCCAGTTCGTCACCGCCCAGCAGGATTTGACCGAGATCCGCGGCGAACGCGCGGTCGTGGCCGTACGCGGCATTGGCCCGGGCTCGAATTGGATTCTCATCAGTCTCACCGGCGTCCCGGCGCTTCGAACCACGCTCGCGTTTGCTTTCGAAGCGAATCAAGGCCAGGCGGTCTCCTGGCCCGTCGATCTAATCAGCCAGGACAAGGCCCGGCTCAAGATCCGCATTCTCGATGAGGATGGCAAACCGACCCCGGCCATGGTTCGGCTGACCTGGGTGACCGGCGGGGACGTGGACGTGCGCCCGAGCAACGTCGTTGACTTTAGCGCTCAATTCGACAGCCAGGGTGCGGCCACCTCGCACCGGATCATGAACACCCCCGGCGGCCTGTGGGGTTACTACTGGGTGGTGCCCGGCCCCTTCGACATGGTCGTGCCGGCGGGTGAATGGCGCATCATCGTTCGGCGCGGGGCAGAGCACGTACCCGTGCAGGACAGCTTCACGACCACGTCCAACCAGACAACGGAGAAGGCCTACACGGTCAATCGCTGGGCCGACCTGCGCAAGCTCGGCTGGTACTCTGGCGACGATCACGTGCACAACCGCATCCTCAGCGATGACGATGCCCGCCGGTTGATGACCTACGTGAAGGCCGAAGACATTCATCTGGCCAATATCGTGAAGATGGGTGATATCTACCGCACCTGGTTCGAGCAGCGCGGATTCGGCAAGGAGTATCGCGTCATCGACGGCGACTACATTCTGTCGCCGGGCCAGGAATGCCCGCGCACCCACCAGCAGATCGGGCACACGATTTCGATGAATATCACCAGCATGGTCCGCGACACGGATAAGTACTACTCCTACGACTGGGTGGCGGACACGGTCCATCAACAGGGCGGGCTGTGGGGCTATGCCCACGTCTGCGGTCCGGCGTTCCACGTCCACCGCGACATGAGTGTGAGCATTCCTCAGAGCAAGGTGGACTTCGTCGAGTTGCTGCAATTCGCGCACCTGGGCACGGACCTGTTCTACGACTTCCTCGATCTGGGCTTCAAAGTCACGGCCAGCGCCGGCTCGGATGTGCCCTGGGGCGGCACGGTGGGCGAGGTCCGCGTCTATAGCTTCGTCGGCGATGGGGAGTTCAACGCGGATCGCTGGTTCGAGGGGATGAAGAAAGGACGCACCTTTGTGACCAACGGGCCGATGATCGAGTTCAAGGTCGATGAGGCTCTGCCCGGCGATGAGGTCAGGGTGAGCGGCAATCGCAAGCTGCGTGTTCAGGCCCGGGCGTGGGGCGATCCCGCCCGAATGACGCCGATCAAGCTGGAGATCGTCCGCCACAGCGAGGTCATTCGCGCCCAGACGGGCGGAAACGGCCAGGCCGAGGTCAAGCTTGATTTTGAACTCGACGCAGGCTGCGGCTTCTGGATTGCCGCCCGGGTCAGCGCCGCCGAGGGCCTCAGCGCCCACACCACACCGGTCTACGTCGTTCGTGAGGGATTGCGTTTCTGGCGGCCAGAAGCGGTGTCGAGGTTGACCGACAAGACCAACGGGTGGCTGGACGAGATCGAGAAGATCGTGGCCGAGGCGAAGGCCGCCGACCGCGCGGGCAAGGTCGAGACCGACCGTGCGGTCAAGCAGCTGGCCGTCCAGGGCGACGATCTGCTCAAGCGCGTGGCGGCAGCGCGAAAGATTTACGCGGAGCTCAAAGTCCTGGCCGAGAAGGAGAAAGAGACGCGGGCAGGAGCCGAAACGCCGAAGTGA
- a CDS encoding glycoside hydrolase family 127 protein codes for MKRSILAMTLGVLGWGLLAVAAEPRFADQVQARGDARARLERAVSRLCSAPLNDARFALSDVSFELTRRFTEYSGDISGRLLGALNAAEPVLGRDIAAINELTGGFQRYQRPGGHFGADQDLDKEINQQRDMPILWGNGRLLWALTQRYQQKPRSEVLVMAKKLGDYALVTHKYYAKEENFRCVGGVFASGFTTCYPSLIEGLATLGELTRDSKYTQEARSIGRLALLDGEFDMHHSHGRMTSFRGMLEVDRVLGSSEFLAAVRKGYDRISSEYQLPTGGILELFDMNYGRDEGCSEADWLWLSLMLWRVTGESRYLDAAEHTLRNHLLAVQFRNGGFGHHTFRPAKAEHGNVPGAGIEHYGSEAYWCCSMHGAQVLADLPHYGVLHDGRRALVTWLAEVDAKFRVGDREVTVTTRRRDPTEWQIEVKASSRGEIILALRVPAWAGHTGLRINGEDRPDQDGWVELTVKDADQLAARVAFPHTVRLAGPSTHEPATKGLVRVFAGADMYCLPDVSVVDGLTDSASAPTVVMATGDAAQGRIPVVIEGLGGKTQRAELVPLSARPLGGCRCLFHVRSVDAPAFQRLSQRAAAPPVSGRPIELVFASSSRRIIYLNGQEILQYQGWEESPHIECYAKPGKNVIAVKAQTKGAPSAIIGVVRVQADSVNLATGLKTFTAIPCPPALPADLLTDVGTKTGEAVPLSDLGEWGAEPWKHIPAEYAATGARWIWPSQPGGDGTWWLFRGEFNAE; via the coding sequence ATGAAGCGGTCGATTCTGGCAATGACTCTCGGCGTCCTTGGATGGGGGCTGCTCGCCGTGGCGGCGGAGCCGCGTTTTGCCGATCAGGTCCAGGCCCGAGGAGACGCGCGAGCCCGGCTGGAACGAGCGGTGAGCCGGCTGTGCTCGGCCCCGCTGAACGATGCCAGGTTCGCCCTCTCCGATGTCAGTTTCGAGTTGACCCGGCGGTTCACCGAGTACAGCGGAGACATCTCCGGACGGCTACTCGGGGCCCTCAATGCCGCCGAGCCGGTCCTGGGGCGAGACATCGCGGCCATCAACGAGTTGACCGGCGGGTTCCAGCGCTACCAGCGGCCCGGTGGCCACTTCGGCGCCGACCAAGACCTGGATAAGGAAATCAACCAGCAGCGCGACATGCCCATCCTGTGGGGCAACGGCCGGCTGCTCTGGGCCCTGACCCAGCGCTACCAGCAGAAGCCGAGGTCCGAGGTCCTGGTCATGGCCAAGAAGCTCGGCGATTACGCCCTTGTCACACACAAGTATTACGCCAAGGAGGAGAACTTCCGCTGCGTCGGCGGCGTGTTTGCCTCCGGCTTCACTACCTGCTATCCATCGCTCATTGAAGGCCTGGCCACCCTTGGCGAACTCACCCGGGATTCCAAGTACACCCAGGAAGCTCGATCGATCGGCCGGCTGGCGCTGCTGGATGGGGAGTTCGACATGCACCACAGCCATGGCCGCATGACCAGCTTCCGAGGCATGCTCGAGGTGGACCGGGTTCTGGGATCGTCGGAGTTCCTGGCCGCCGTTCGCAAGGGCTACGACCGGATCAGCTCCGAGTATCAGTTGCCCACCGGTGGCATCCTCGAACTGTTCGACATGAATTACGGGCGCGACGAGGGCTGTTCCGAGGCCGATTGGCTGTGGCTCAGTCTCATGCTCTGGCGGGTTACGGGCGAGAGCCGCTACCTCGACGCCGCCGAGCACACGTTGCGGAATCACCTGCTGGCCGTGCAGTTCCGCAACGGCGGATTTGGGCATCATACCTTCCGGCCCGCCAAGGCGGAGCATGGGAACGTGCCCGGAGCGGGCATTGAGCACTACGGATCGGAAGCCTATTGGTGCTGCTCGATGCACGGTGCCCAGGTGCTGGCCGATCTGCCGCACTACGGCGTTCTGCACGACGGCCGGCGGGCGCTCGTGACCTGGCTGGCGGAAGTGGACGCGAAGTTCCGGGTGGGAGATCGCGAGGTCACCGTGACCACCCGCCGACGAGACCCCACGGAATGGCAAATTGAGGTCAAAGCCTCTTCGCGGGGCGAGATCATCCTGGCCCTCCGCGTGCCCGCATGGGCGGGTCACACCGGGCTCCGAATCAACGGCGAGGACAGGCCCGACCAGGACGGCTGGGTCGAGCTGACCGTGAAGGATGCGGACCAGCTCGCGGCCAGGGTGGCGTTTCCCCACACTGTCCGGCTGGCGGGCCCGAGCACCCACGAGCCCGCGACGAAGGGCCTGGTGCGGGTCTTCGCCGGAGCGGACATGTACTGCCTGCCGGATGTCTCCGTCGTCGATGGCCTGACGGACTCCGCCTCGGCTCCCACCGTGGTCATGGCAACCGGCGACGCAGCTCAGGGTCGAATCCCGGTCGTCATCGAAGGGCTCGGCGGCAAGACACAACGTGCGGAGCTGGTACCCTTGTCCGCCCGCCCCCTGGGCGGTTGCCGATGCTTGTTTCACGTGCGAAGCGTGGACGCCCCGGCATTCCAGCGACTCTCCCAGAGGGCAGCCGCGCCGCCGGTGTCCGGTCGGCCGATTGAGCTGGTTTTCGCCTCTAGCAGTCGCCGCATCATCTACCTCAACGGACAGGAGATCCTGCAGTACCAGGGCTGGGAAGAGTCGCCGCACATCGAGTGCTACGCCAAGCCGGGTAAGAACGTGATCGCCGTCAAAGCCCAGACCAAGGGCGCCCCCTCCGCCATCATCGGAGTGGTCCGAGTTCAGGCCGACAGCGTGAACCTCGCCACCGGCCTGAAGACGTTCACGGCCATCCCCTGCCCGCCCGCCTTGCCGGCCGACCTGCTCACCGACGTCGGCACCAAGACTGGCGAGGCCGTCCCCCTCAGCGACTTGGGCGAATGGGGCGCCGAGCCGTGGAAGCACATACCCGCCGAGTACGCCGCCACCGGAGCTCGCTGGATCTGGCCCAGTCAGCCCGGCGGGGATGGCACCTGGTGGCTGTTCCGCGGGGAGTTCAACGCAGAATAG
- a CDS encoding MFS transporter, giving the protein MAGSLPYASVTPPDSLPVRPPKFRLRRGRNWFFIGLTYASYYFNRYNLAIAKTDFCQAFGFSNVHYSYITAARSWSYAVGLVVNGLLADRFGGKTTMAVGGYGTAVMNLLFGLAAYQGLMGPMFGVLGWFVLLRGIDGYLQAFGAPGMVKTNTAWFARRERGRFAGIFGLMINLGRFINNTISPLLLTGFTIWRYQFPACGWQWVFFVPAGFVTVITTLMLLLTRNTPEEAGYVGVVQHEDGADQDREPLSLIAVARTIIVNPFIWLTAGAYFCTGVVRYGVDDWFPAYFREVQKVSLTSFAFQLVAWGLPLVATMGSILSGYVSDLLFQGRRAPVAAALYFIETVIILIGAQAGSSWSMTASLLCIAFTCNSTHSILGTAAPMDIGGRKMAGFATGFIDAFQYLGAGVAGLVIGWLIDHYGWGSWLYSMAGFGVLGGILMLIMWSGERRQGGVAWTRPPQVKA; this is encoded by the coding sequence ATGGCTGGAAGTCTGCCCTACGCGTCCGTCACGCCCCCCGACTCTCTGCCCGTGCGCCCACCCAAGTTCCGTCTCCGGCGGGGACGAAACTGGTTCTTCATCGGACTGACCTACGCCTCCTACTATTTCAACCGATACAATCTGGCCATCGCCAAGACGGACTTCTGTCAGGCCTTCGGCTTCAGCAATGTTCACTACAGCTACATCACGGCCGCCCGTAGTTGGAGCTATGCGGTCGGGCTGGTGGTGAACGGCCTGTTGGCCGACCGGTTTGGCGGCAAGACCACCATGGCCGTCGGCGGGTACGGCACGGCCGTCATGAACCTCCTGTTCGGTCTGGCGGCCTACCAAGGGCTCATGGGCCCGATGTTTGGCGTCCTCGGCTGGTTCGTACTCCTCCGCGGGATCGACGGGTATCTTCAGGCGTTCGGCGCCCCCGGCATGGTGAAGACAAACACCGCCTGGTTCGCGCGTCGGGAACGGGGGCGGTTCGCCGGCATCTTCGGGCTGATGATCAACCTGGGGCGATTCATTAACAACACCATCAGCCCGCTTCTGCTGACGGGATTCACGATCTGGAGGTATCAGTTCCCGGCTTGCGGTTGGCAGTGGGTGTTCTTCGTTCCGGCCGGCTTCGTGACCGTCATCACCACGCTCATGCTCCTCCTGACCCGGAACACTCCGGAGGAAGCGGGGTATGTCGGCGTGGTCCAACATGAAGACGGCGCGGACCAGGACCGAGAACCTCTCTCCCTGATCGCCGTCGCCCGCACGATCATAGTCAACCCGTTCATCTGGCTGACCGCCGGGGCTTACTTCTGCACCGGTGTGGTGCGTTATGGCGTGGATGACTGGTTCCCGGCGTACTTTCGGGAAGTCCAGAAGGTCTCCCTGACAAGCTTCGCTTTTCAGCTTGTCGCATGGGGCCTGCCTCTGGTCGCAACGATGGGCTCGATCCTGTCCGGATATGTCTCCGACCTGCTCTTTCAGGGTCGGCGGGCTCCGGTGGCAGCCGCACTTTACTTCATCGAGACGGTCATCATCCTGATCGGAGCTCAGGCCGGATCGAGTTGGAGCATGACGGCATCGCTGCTGTGCATCGCCTTCACCTGCAACTCCACTCACTCGATCCTGGGTACGGCGGCCCCGATGGACATCGGCGGGCGGAAAATGGCCGGCTTCGCCACCGGATTCATCGACGCATTCCAGTACCTGGGGGCAGGCGTAGCGGGGCTGGTCATCGGGTGGCTGATCGACCACTACGGTTGGGGCTCCTGGCTGTATAGTATGGCTGGTTTCGGTGTGTTGGGTGGTATTCTGATGTTGATCATGTGGTCCGGCGAGCGTCGACAGGGTGGTGTGGCATGGACTCGGCCACCGCAGGTCAAGGCTTGA
- a CDS encoding sugar phosphate isomerase/epimerase encodes MRGTMGAMIAAATMVWVCSPASMAAPACCAKDAGTINCGPSCSGSCAGCAGMKLGTQAYTFRLFTFFEAVDKAKQLGLDFIEVFPGQQVSKDMGDAKMGPDLTMAQMARIKNKLDEAGIRAIGYGVAGLGKDEAENRKVFDFAKVMGITTITAEPPEDSLELIDRLANEYQINVAIHNHPKPSHYWNPDTVLKAIKNCSKRIGACADTGHWVRSGLDPLECLRQLEGRILWSHFKDLNEKNPNAHDVPWGTGVCNAKALVTELHRQGFKGGVMAEYEHNWENSVPDLAKCAEFFTTTYGELVKQAKAKETAQEKEDDKQQ; translated from the coding sequence ATGCGCGGGACCATGGGTGCGATGATTGCAGCGGCGACGATGGTGTGGGTGTGCTCCCCGGCCTCGATGGCCGCGCCGGCCTGTTGTGCAAAGGATGCCGGCACGATCAACTGCGGGCCGAGCTGCAGCGGATCTTGTGCGGGGTGCGCGGGCATGAAACTGGGAACGCAGGCCTATACCTTCCGGCTGTTCACCTTCTTCGAGGCGGTCGACAAGGCCAAGCAGCTCGGCCTCGACTTCATCGAGGTCTTTCCCGGCCAGCAGGTCTCGAAGGACATGGGTGACGCCAAGATGGGTCCCGACCTGACCATGGCCCAGATGGCCAGAATCAAGAACAAGCTGGATGAGGCCGGTATCCGGGCGATCGGCTATGGCGTGGCCGGTCTTGGCAAGGACGAAGCCGAGAATCGCAAGGTCTTCGACTTCGCGAAGGTCATGGGGATCACCACGATCACCGCGGAGCCTCCCGAGGACAGCCTCGAACTCATCGACAGACTCGCCAACGAGTATCAGATCAACGTGGCCATTCACAACCACCCCAAGCCGTCGCACTACTGGAACCCGGACACGGTACTCAAGGCCATCAAGAACTGCAGCAAGCGCATTGGTGCCTGCGCGGACACTGGGCACTGGGTCCGTTCGGGACTCGACCCGCTGGAGTGCCTCAGGCAACTTGAAGGCCGCATTCTCTGGTCGCACTTCAAGGACCTGAACGAGAAAAACCCCAACGCCCACGATGTTCCCTGGGGCACGGGGGTCTGCAATGCCAAGGCTTTGGTGACCGAACTGCACCGCCAGGGCTTCAAGGGCGGCGTCATGGCCGAGTACGAGCACAATTGGGAGAACTCCGTGCCCGATTTGGCCAAGTGCGCCGAGTTCTTCACCACGACCTATGGGGAGCTCGTCAAGCAGGCCAAGGCCAAGGAGACCGCCCAGGAGAAGGAAGACGACAAGCAGCAGTAG